A region of Pseudanabaena sp. BC1403 DNA encodes the following proteins:
- a CDS encoding YoaK family protein: MTSAIPRSQFKFNLSAYLISDGPAGFLLSWVAGFVDTSAFIILFGLFTAHVTGNIALAGSSFVSADTETTITRLLMLPTFVLTVALTSLLARFSRRQQWCVFGVLLTAEAIALAVFLAMGMTLSPDLLFDVQEDLILPIGISGVIAMAIQNALMKEAKGVFKSYIPTTVMTGNTTQLTIDVVQFFIAKFASVQTELTQIEASESLERIGRFVPTIAGFALGGLLAACFVLVSESWWSLSLPLIIISILAIAAYVEHGRTPIT, from the coding sequence ATGACTTCAGCAATTCCCCGATCGCAATTCAAGTTTAATCTCAGTGCTTACTTAATCAGTGATGGGCCAGCAGGATTTCTATTAAGTTGGGTAGCTGGGTTTGTTGATACTTCTGCATTCATTATTTTGTTTGGACTATTTACAGCCCATGTGACTGGCAACATTGCCTTAGCGGGGTCTTCATTTGTGAGTGCTGACACTGAGACAACGATTACTCGCTTGTTGATGTTGCCCACATTTGTGCTAACTGTCGCTTTGACTTCTCTGCTAGCTCGTTTTTCTCGTCGCCAGCAATGGTGCGTTTTTGGAGTCTTGCTCACTGCGGAAGCGATCGCTTTAGCCGTTTTCCTAGCCATGGGAATGACTCTTTCGCCCGATCTTCTATTTGATGTACAAGAAGATTTGATCCTACCCATTGGTATATCTGGCGTAATCGCAATGGCGATTCAAAATGCATTGATGAAGGAAGCAAAAGGAGTATTCAAAAGCTACATTCCGACAACAGTAATGACTGGAAATACTACACAACTCACAATTGATGTTGTGCAGTTTTTCATCGCTAAGTTTGCAAGTGTCCAAACAGAATTAACCCAGATAGAAGCAAGTGAGTCTTTAGAACGGATCGGTCGATTTGTACCGACGATTGCAGGTTTTGCCCTTGGTGGATTGCTGGCTGCTTGCTTTGTCTTAGTATCTGAGTCTTGGTGGAGCTTGTCTCTACCTTTGATCATTATCTCGATTTTGGCGATCGCTGCCTATGTCGAACATGGTCGTACACCGATCACTTAA
- a CDS encoding pentapeptide repeat-containing protein — MTDIQQLQLLLNGVNGWNQWRNEYQDTLILLQNAVLNNADLRYVNLSYANLEGADLYHANLIEARLEYANLTKASLNGAIATGSLIKINFSEANLYSAIFSFADLSYANLERANAISANFNSANLQGANFQNINASHAIFWKANLKGANLNNATFWGAKLYSTNLERSQLQNTDFSGADLSGANLQNADLSGADLRDANMSNVNLEGANLEGILWGKNISRYATNWSNAIGLMSAQNVPASLLL; from the coding sequence ATGACTGATATACAACAATTACAACTACTACTAAATGGAGTAAATGGCTGGAATCAATGGAGAAATGAGTATCAAGATACATTAATCTTATTGCAGAATGCGGTACTTAATAATGCCGATTTGCGGTATGTCAATTTAAGTTATGCCAATCTGGAAGGTGCAGATTTGTATCATGCTAATTTAATTGAGGCGAGATTAGAATATGCAAATTTAACTAAAGCAAGTTTAAATGGTGCGATCGCCACAGGTTCTCTAATTAAAATAAATTTTAGCGAGGCAAATCTTTATAGTGCTATTTTTAGCTTCGCCGATCTCAGTTATGCCAACTTAGAAAGAGCTAATGCGATCTCTGCAAATTTCAATAGTGCTAATCTCCAAGGTGCAAATTTCCAAAATATTAATGCTAGTCATGCCATATTTTGGAAAGCAAACTTAAAAGGGGCTAATTTGAATAATGCGACTTTTTGGGGTGCAAAGCTATATTCTACAAATTTAGAGCGATCGCAGTTGCAGAATACTGATTTTAGTGGTGCTGACCTCAGTGGCGCAAATCTCCAGAATGCCGATCTTAGTGGCGCAGATTTACGCGATGCCAATATGAGTAACGTAAATCTCGAAGGCGCAAATCTCGAAGGGATTCTTTGGGGTAAAAATATAAGTCGTTATGCGACGAATTGGAGTAATGCGATCGGTTTAATGTCTGCCCAAAATGTACCCGCATCTCTTTTACTGTGA